A DNA window from Helianthus annuus cultivar XRQ/B chromosome 15, HanXRQr2.0-SUNRISE, whole genome shotgun sequence contains the following coding sequences:
- the LOC110911374 gene encoding amino acid transporter AVT3B, producing the protein MVFADQNDATSSSNPIRSVPREDTPLLETSDSLSSTPKTFANVFIAIVGAGVLGLPYTFMRTGWLTGVLMIFAVAGLVYRGMMLLIQTRRKLESPIMFSKVNSFGDLGFAVCGPVGRLAVDIMIIASQAGFCVGYLIFIGNTLANLFNAIPTESRNYLNGSYILGMQAKTVYIWGCFPFQLGLNAIPTLTLLAPLSIFADIVDVGAMGVVMVQDVAVFAKNTVDVHAFGSFPMFCYGLGVALFSFEGVGMALPLESEARDKKRFGSVLGWAMMFIAGMYGVFGVLGYFAFGENTRDIITANMGKGVLSSLVQLGLCVNLFFTFPLMMNPVYEVMERRYWEGRYCLWMRWVLVMVVSLVALFVPNFTDFLSLVGSSTCCVLGLVLPALFHYIAFKDELKREELMWDLGMIVLGVILGVLGTWFSLIEILF; encoded by the coding sequence ATGGTGTTCGCGGACCAAAACGACGCCACTTCGTCCTCTAACCCCATCCGATCGGTCCCTAGAGAAGACACCCCTCTTTTAGAAACCTCAGACTCGTTGTCATCAACGCCGAAAACATTCGCCAACGTGTTCATCGCCATCGTTGGCGCAGGCGTTCTAGGACTCCCGTACACCTTCATGCGCACGGGTTGGCTCACTGGAGTCCTCATGATATTCGCTGTTGCGGGTCTTGTTTATCGTGGCATGATGTTGTTGATCCAAACTAGACGAAAACTCGAGTCCCCAATCATGTTTTCAAAAGTTAACTCGTTTGGTGATCTAGGATTCGCTGTTTGTGGTCCTGTTGGTCGTCTAGCTGTTGATATAATGATTATTGCGTCCCAAGCGGGTTTTTGCGTTGGATATTTGATATTTATTGGTAACACGTTGGCGAATTTGTTCAATGCAATCCCAACTGAATCGCGTAACTACCTTAATGGTAGTTACATTTTGGGAATGCAAGCTAAAACGGTTTACATATGGGGTTGTTTTCCGTTTCAGTTGGGATTAAATGCAATTCCCACTTTGACCCTTTTGGCCCCTTTGAGTATTTTTGCTGACATTGTTGATGTTGGTGCAATGGGGGTTGTGATGGTGCAAGACGTCGCGGTTTTCGCGAAAAATACTGTTGATGTTCATGCTTTTGGTTCTTTTCCTATGTTTTGTTATGGGCTTGGGGTTGCTTTGTTTTCTTTCGAAGGGGTTGGAATGGCGTTGCCGTTGGAATCGGAAGCACGAGATAAgaaacggttcgggtcggttTTGGGTTGGGCTATGATGTTTATTGCTGGGATGTATGGGGTATTTGGGGTGTTGGGTTATTTTGCTTTTGGTGAGAACACTAGGGATATTATTACTGCTAATATGGGTAAAGGGGTTCTTAGTAGTTTAGTGCAATTAGGGCTTTGTGTGAATCTTTTCTTTACATTTCCTTTGATGATGAATCCGGTTTATGAAGTTATGGAAAGAAGGTATTGGGAAGGGAGGTATTGTTTGTGGATGAGATGGGTGTTGGTTATGGTGGTTAGTTTGGTGGCGCTTTTCGTGCCGAATTTCACGGATTTTTTATCGCTTGTTGGGAGTAGTACTTGTTGCGTGTTGGGGTTGGTGTTACCGGCTTTGTTTCATTACATCGCGTTTAAGGATGAGTTGAAGAGGGAAGAACTTATGTGGGATTTGGGGATGATTGTTTTGGGTGTGATTCTTGGTGTATTGGGGACTTGGTTTTCTTTGATAGAAATTCTTTTTTGA